AATACTTTCAATCTATTTTTTACCACTCTTATTATCTCTtggctataaaaaatataatgatgcacacaaataattcttaatatcGATAATGAAATAGAAGCAATTACgttcaatgtatttattaaaacttcagATCAACCTTCGCTGGCGTTGGATTGTGATGGGAACAGTTTGTCTCCATTTCGCAATCTGGCTGGTCTTTGCAGTATTCTGGTACATCTCTGCTCTGGCACATTACGATTTCGAACCAGAACCTCCACAACGCCTGTGCGTTACAGGGGGAAAGGACTTCGTTACCATATTCTTGGCTTCTGTTGAGGCACAGGTTTGTCCAATATTCAAACTGTGTAAAATGAACACTTCCTAAAccattaatttacaaaataacaaatttaatttgtctttTTCCTGAGCGATTTTGGCTATTCGACGATAATTTTGATCCGTTGGGTCTCTTTGATGGCCTAAATAAgcacttatttaataaaggaaTCCGATCATTTAATTCATTACTAAAATGcggaaattataatttcagacGACCATCGGCTTTGGTGATCGAGCAATTGATGAAGAGTGTCCTGAGtctatatttctttttgtcATGCAGGtagtacttttaaaaatattaccgttTATATAATTGGGCTACAAGACGTCTGTATATAAGTAGTAATGTTTTTGATACCAGAAAGCTCAATCATAGCTTAAACTTTTCCTGCcctgtatatttgtatattagtaatttaatttcatgtgATCACATACAGTTACAGTGTGAATGACTTTGTTTATGACcatgttaatgatttaatagtGCCATTTAtccctatttattattttcagctAATACTTGGAACCGGGCTTTCGGGAGTTCTTACATGTGTGGTGTATGCAAAGTTAACAAGACCTGAGAAACTGTCAAGAGATGGCGTCGGTTTTAGTAAAAAGGCTGTGgtaatgatatttattaatcatattttaatcaGAAATTTAGACAGATAGTGTTCATGCAAAATACGTTCACGAAGGAATCTCTGCCAATGATGGATGCTTTCGGGACAGTAAAGCATTGTTATAATCATATTATGGCCCAAGTATTACTTGAGGTAGTTAACTTCAATCTATGTACCTGACAATACTCAAACCAAGTTTAAGGGAATCGATGTGTCTACTACGGCAGTTATACCTTCCACTTACACGAATATAGATTATAGGTAACATATtacaattgtattgtattgtaacaaTGAAGCTATTCTAGATTACATTGACTATCAATACGCATATCAAGGACATAGCTTTTTTCTGGaagatgtaataaattaaaatgctaTTACTATTTCAGATTAGTATGCGAGATGGCCGTCTTTGCCTCATGATCCGAGCCTGGGATCTCAACTACGACCATATTATATGTTCGGAGTTTAGCGCTCACTACATACACACACGAAGGTATAATATAGGTTTctttaaactaaaacttatatctttaatatttttttaggtacaGTGGTAACGTTTTTGTAAAGAACTTCACTCTTGTCTATAACTacgtatttatgtatttcaacTGTCGCAAAAAAAGTTGCACAGGTAAACCTTAGAAAATCCACTAAACTATTTTCAAAGATaggtttaaacatttatatttctcttTGACTTTAACCTATATTGTAATGTTCGCATTTATTTTGACTAAGTCAACAATCAAttgtatatattgaaataaaaagcaCATTAAAACGTGAATACCTATTACTTACAGAACAAAGGAAGGTGAGGTAGTACGGTACTACGCGGAGTCTTTAAAGCTGCAACAGCGTCAGTTCCTGCTATGGCCTGTCACTCTTTTGCACGTCATTGATTCCGACAGCCCACTTTACACATTCACACCTCAAAATTTCACTGATAACAGGTatctttatttctatttgaCACTGAACCATGAAACATAATTCGTATCAAATGTATGTTACATACATAGTTATATACATAGCGTAGATTGGTGAAAGTAACTAAAGTAtcgcatttgtttttatttatttgcttaaaataGTATTAGAGACGGGTATAATtaaaacgaataaataaataacccaTAAGCCCGATATATAATTAAGGCATTGTCAGACTCTCTCTCTTGCGGAGCCTCTCTAATTGCTATAGGTCGGCTGTCAATCTTTGAAATTTCTCCTCGTTTAAAGCCAATCTGAACAATTGTTCTCATGACTTGACCACCGGGCACTCTCAACCGTAACGAAGATATTTTGCGTCCTCTACGTTCTCGTTAACCTGCCCTGATttagctattatttttaaggccggcaacgtacccGCGATCCTTTGAGAGGGtcaatgggcggcggtatcacttcacATAAGTTGAGCCCtgtctgcccgtttgcctcctgttctataaaaaaataaatcatcacCGGCAAAAGATTTGCagattttccatttttttgtttgaagaaacatttttaaaagtgttGTACGATacgtttatgtatatataaaaaataatgttttattagatGTCTAggtaaagattaaaaaaaaacactttgcATGCCAGATCGTATgagaaaaattaacaataaagatTAACGAGAAAGAtctctattttttaaattccagCTATGAAATCACAGTCAGTCTGAAAGGTGCATCAGCATCCATGGGTACCTATACTCAGAGCCAGAGTTCATATCTACCACGAGAGGTGGTATGGGGCAAGAGATTTCCCTCCGTCGTCAGGTGATTAAGGAATAATTGCTATTGCGTGGTGATAGATTTCAATATGAATTCGTGTTGTCTGTTTGCCCcggttaataaattaaaggaaCTTATTTTGACAATAGAAGGAATAATTGATGACATCAAAAACATaacttgtaaaataaacatatcagATTCTTAGACGTGTGTATTATGCAATTACCCAAAGACGTAACTAAAGTTTTCTTGATCCATTCAGATACAACTCCAAGAAGCAGAAATATGTAATTGATCATAATAAATTGGACACAATGGAGCCAGTGGAAACTCCTTATTGCAGCGCATATGACCTTGACaagtatgatttttttttgccaTTGATGATATTCTTAAAATCTTTCACAGTTTTTTAGAAgtaataaaccttttttttaatagtaattttcatagtatcaaaatatcatttattcatgtagataaaaaatatatacggaTAAACGTCAATCATCGTCATCTTTCACAGTATGACgtcgtatattattatttcaaaaaaaacacAGCACATTCGTGgacaatttaagttttatgatCAAATAATCGAAAACTTGATACGTCAAGTGCTCAGCACGCCGTGGTTCGTGGTCACCAGGGTTGTTTAGAGTGACGTTTGTACGTAAAGTCGactaaaataatgtcataaaCTAGCGTTTATATTCGCTAGGTGTTTCCACTTAGTATGTTACTGTGTGCctcataaagataaaatactaaatcataataatatttcagttcAAGGCCATCTTCCCGATCCAAGTCTCATCGACCTGGTACTCCTGGCAGCTTCAGCGAGAAGGTATCAAGCTTCGAACTGCAAAGGAGTTCATCGTTTAGGAGcaataagaaattataatattatttgattatattaatattacgcattgaaataattgtttcctTTTCCGTTAATAAAGTGTTTGTTGAattctgtatttattattttggacTAGAGAGCCGTGCCAAGTTTAATCAAGAAAGCAGAAGAGTTACTCAATCAACTTATCTATGGCcatacgaaatatttttttgcgttTTAAAAGCATTTGCGTAAGTCACGTAGAATCCATAAGATATAATTGTAGTAATTTTCCATGCAAATCATTGCTAAGTAAATAATTCACCGACCTACATTTCACGCCCGTTTATTGAAAACATTATATCTTATTATCCTTATCTCGACACAATATCTTGACATGAGATAACACATCTATTCACacattgaaaataaacttAGAATAACTATTTGACGTAAAACGTGGCTAAGTTTAAGACAAAAGACAACATAAAACGTAACAATAATTTCAGacattaaattcaatatttttaaaataaatctattaaataacTCAGAACATTTTGTAGTGACCAACTAATAAAGCTACGCAGTAAATTGGTTATTtcttatcaaaatttatcttCTAGATAATTTAGAGTGTTTTGCGAATTCAAGACTTGAAAACGATCGTCTCATTAGTGAAAAGTCATATTAAAAGACACCTATAAAGTGAGAGTGAAATATTATGGCGAATCATTACGAATCAGAAAGAAGAGGTAGCAAAAATAGGGTCCTGGAAAGGTCCCTGAGCTACTCAGAAGCAATTGGAAATTCATCTGGTAGATCTTCTATAGAAATACCAAGAATGACACAAACAGAAGTGTATACTAATGAAGAAATAAAGAAGCAGTACAGGATCTCACAGACATATGTCGAAGGTAAGgcaaacttaaataaaacatcacacttatgttcatttatatatgagaaataacatataaatagcACCAACTTTTCCAATTTGGTCATTGAGGCAATTTACGTTGCAAATTggtgtataattttgtacgCAGGATGTACTCTAATAAAGGCTCCGATATCCGCAAGAGTAACCATTTCTCTCAATATAAAAGACACGTACATATAGCTAATCattgtattaaacaaaaaaaatatgaaaaaaatttggACTTGATTTTGTATcgagactttaataataaacaattgtaaataatgtttcgATGTAATCtacgtataaaatttatattttattttatttatttaatcaaagtaATTCATATCGTTTGCTaatctaaattatactaataaaaaatgatgatgaaataattattataacttcaCATTTCTTGAATTTCACATTTTTAGGAAAAGAACTCGGGTTTCTTTGCCTTAAAAACCTTGATACAAGAGTTCCAATCAGCTATGAAGGAGGAGGATACGTTGATTCACCATCAAGTGACGACGAACAGGAAGCAGACAATGGTCTAGTCATGACAATTGATGTTGAAACTGAGAGCCCTAAATCGTCTGGAAAGAGGCACACTTCTGACGCATCCACTCAGCCCTTGGTCAGTTCAAGTCCTCCAGACGAGATCTACGAAACTATTGAACCAGATACCTACAACGACAGTACGTACAATGAGGTACCGTCACTCTATGGGTACTCGACACCGTATACAAGTAGACGAAGACGGATTGGGAAAAAACGTACGTAAGTAAGTCATAATGTATTGCCAATCTGGCTTTTGAAGCAACTACGAGGCCTATTTTACGCAGTTGCTTAaacacaaaatacaatatatgttatattactattaaccaagcaataataattatattgatcTAAACGATAATGATTGGTTCTAAACGTTTAAAACATTAGTTATTTCGTTAATTTCAGTCGTCACCACGGCATTGGCAGACAGATTCGTTCACGGCGTGTGGTGTTCAAGACTGGAGAGGAGAATGTCCCCATGAGAAGTAATATCCCCGCAAAATCTATGAAATATATGAGGGACATTGTTAACACTGTAGTAAGTAgtctttattaataactaaaagcAGAAAAGTCAAATACTTCTAAACAGTAAAAATTTGGTTTTgccgtttatttaaaaatgttaattcagCAATACTCAcctcatttataatatttttattataattgcaaACAAATCGGTTGTAGAGATACGAGTCCGACAAGACTCTACGTCTCCTTTAAGGTCTTTAgaccttaattaaaataacaaacttaCCCTGTTTTGTTTTGCTATAGCTGGTTCTCATTTAATGAGAATCATTTTAAAGTTCTTAACCTTGTTTCATTATGAATCACAAGAAAAATAGTTCCaaagtaatatatagaaatgtacagaagaattataaataaatgacatgATTATCTACCGTAACTGtactaaaacatttaacaaaaaccaAAATAGGCAGGCATGGTATAAATGACCTAAGatcaaaatagttttaaataacactgCTGTTAAcgtgttttatgttttttcttCCAGCAGTTCGGATTGAATCCTTTTTGATACCCCATAGAAACCCCAGATACGATCGGGACTTCTTATAGAACACATACGTCCTTTACTTATGGTGTGATATTCGATAAAAAAGGCcctatatatttctatatattcaaTCTTTCAGATCAATAGTAAATGGCGTTACCTGTTGCTACTTATGGTCGTAGCCCATTTCACGTTTTGGCTGTTCTTCGCCAGTATTTGGTGGGTGGTGACAGCGTCTTATCAGGAGGATATTGGCGATGGAAAACCTCATTGTGTAACGGGCACATCGTCCTTTGCAGGGCTCCTGATGATGGCTGTTGAGACTCAGGTAGagcataattttatatatgttgtcTCTGTTGATTCCTGACGTTTCCAAGGTTTTCAGCAGTCCtggtgtaaatatatatagacattgtttaattatattaaaaccttATTAAGATATCTAAATACGTACtgattcaaaaatattattttttgtacatttcaGATGACAATTGGATATGGAGTTAGATTTCCAAATGAAGAATGTCCTGAAGCTATTATTGTTATGGTGTTAGAGGTAACTTTATATCTTAGTTATGAATTggcattaaaatacattattaggTTTAACTCGCTTATAAAAGCGTTCTATCAACTGTATCCTGAAGGCCAGTTAATTTCAAAGTATTGTATGTGTAGATAGTGGCGGGTACAGCTTTATCCGGTGGTCTTACAAGTTTGCTCTTCACAAAACTTATACGACCGAACAAACATGTCAGCGCAGTTGGGTTTAGTAAGAAGGCTACGGTAAGCATTTtgcagtaaaatatatatatgggtcatttatttttgaaattttaatgtaaaactgGCCCTTTAATATGATATTTCCGTATCATAATACTCACAACAGTTGCGATtgctaattaatttctttaatactTAACCTTTGCCCAGGTGTGCCTTCGTGATGGTGAAATGTGTCTGCAATTCCGCGTTTGggatttacttaatttacatCTAATTGGTAGCAGCATCACGGCTTATCTACTAAAACCAATCAGGTCAGGGATTTTACATAcaatctaaatattaatagtaaatatttacatgGCATTTCTCTAAATATATGCTCTAGTAACCaaaatacctatatattttttacttaacaatGTCTATAAGCATAATTGATATGAATACTTGTTAATAgattattctattttaatgGCTAGAAGTAAAGTAAGAAACATAGTCCTACTTACGTAAACATACTTATCATAGCATTTTCTTATCAGGACATTGGAGGGGGAGTATGTCTCCAACTACATCCACCAACTGAAGCTGAAAGAGAGCAACTCGTTCCTTCTATGGCCTATCACAGTTGTACACATAATTGACGCTGAGAGTCCACTGTATGACCTGTCCGCGCAGGATATGATGGATTATAGGTAGTTTTAATGGCAAAGTCGAGATTGGACTAGGGATTATACGATATATTTGCTAGTAGGTCAATATGcttagtagtaaaaaaatgcatattttttctatagcTAAGATTTCCTTCACAGGTTCGAAATAGTGGTATGTCTTAACGGCTCATCCAAGAGTATGGGCACTTGTACACAAAGCAGAACATCATATTTATCCAAGGAAATCATTTGGGGATATAGGTTCAGAAACGTTTTAAAGTAAGTGACAATCGCTTGAGTTTAACATTCTCAAACATAATAGTTATTCATTATAAAGAATTTCCGTCTAATTTCTGACCACTGATCACTTTCTAAAAACAATGCTcctgttaaaaaattaaagcaaatTCTGTTCTCTTCTTTGCttgtataattatgaaattatagatactatttaaaagtgtacatataaaatataaggtttaaatactaaaaacttGGAATAATTCTGGAGTAGTTTCAGTAAAGTAACTACCAGAACTTAGTAACCTTCATGCTAGACAATTGTAAAGACCTATTAACCTCCAATTATTTGTAAGCCTCAATCAAGCAATATTTTgttacgtttatttatttccaaagtATAACCAGTCTTAAAGTAacaacatattaatattttgtacttaTAGATCTATCTTTTGACAGCTTTCTAGTTGAATACATGAGAAAATCTAAATGTTTTTAGGTATTGCAAGAAAGAAGAGGCCTACATCATAGACACAGATAATCTTAATACGGTAGAGCAAGTGGAAACACCACTCTGCAGCGCCAGCACATTAAAAGGCTTGGAAATTGACATGAAAACTGATCTTCCGGAATCATTGTCTCCATGCGAAGGGTCGTTGCTCTCTAAGGATGATTCTCTTTCTCCAACTATGAGTAGGACTGGAACTCAAAGGAGTTATGGATGGAATTATAGAAGAATTATTACAGATAAACAAACAAGAGAAGAATAAATAAGCGTAACAATAAttgatacttataaaaaatgttttgatgttctgttttcataaattgatatttattaaaaaaacatcgaAATGTGTTTCACCTTACCCACAGTGTTACACTAAGGTACATCTTTACCTAGCTACCACtagtagtatattttaatattaggtcctaacatatgaaattggcgttttgtatgggaggaacaaaaagtcgaatatttttaaatataatatatttaattaatcaaagtatgaaccattgttttctatgcacttttgccatctgataggtagttcattgatccttttactaaaaaaaccagtcggacgggaatcaattaAATCtatgaaggcgatttggactgccccatcagagttaaattttttcccttgcaagaagttgtccaaatttcgaaaaaatggTCAAAGACATcctgtcttagacattccaattgaagctcttctaatttggtagccgtctgttatgcagtgtgtggtctagcgttgtcgtgaagtatcagtggcgtggagcgattgaccagcctaggttgtttagccgctagcttttccatcatggtttgcaattgctgacaatagacatcagccgtaatagtctggtcagatttgagaaaactgcaatgaacaataccggcactagtccaccaaacgcttacaagtaacttttttggggttaattttcgcttggggcaggatttggctggctggccaggatccaaccattgcgctgagcgcttccgattatcgtaaagaatccatttttcatcacaggtaatgattcggtttaaaataccttcattattgtgcgggttcagtaatgtatcgcagcagtcgacgcgtgtttgccggtttgcttcagtcaagtGCTTTGCTTGTTcagcaggtcgaaatttccagaacgaaaacgttggaaccaaaaatgaactgtgttttcttttgcaacatgaccgccatacacatcattcacccttcgagtcgtttccgcagcactagtgccacggcggaactcgtataaataatgcgatactttaagttttccattttgtaaaatgagtgacgcaaacagaaaaaaacagaagaaaaaaacaaatggatGACGGTCATCGTagtacaaatacatgagtaaatagttgtacaaatttgaatttggaattccttaccaaagaggagaacatcgtgattaaaatggccagtacgaaatacgccaatttcatatgtaaggacctaatatatttaaatgaaattgtagatgtcgtataattttaatacatgcATAACATAAAGTGACAGTTTTCAgtgatatttttagtataggCATTAGAACATATTTTACTACATGTTTTACTACTACgttgtaataattttctttatgaaACTAAAATCATTTGTGACTCATAACCCGCCGGTTACCAAATTAGCTCGTTGTAAAATGTCGAAATGATAAGGTTTTGTAACATcaaataagattatatttaatgtctgAAAAGAGGTGACTTACAAcactgtttatatatttacataagatttattttcttcaaatatgcaatatagttgtttatttacaaatgtttCCTGACATTAACGAATTGCATTTCCGTAATCCCACCTCTTAAAAGCAGGTTTTTAGagtaaaattgatgtcaaaatGTACACCACACAGTAATTAATTATGGTTATGGATTTTTTTAGCGTAAGAGAAATTTCGATGTTTAGTTTTAGGTAAAGACAAAATGAGACAGGTATTGTCTCTTGTTGagaaaataatcttatttacACATCTACGATATCAGATATATGCCCCAAcgtctaaatataaatagtgcaaatatttattaactatttatgaTTAGTGTTACTTAATTCAAATCATTCTAAAAGAATTAGCAGAGCAAAATTGGATGTATGTTAACAACAAAGTTATTAAGAAATGTGAACTAAACAATTGTTGTATGTATTAATgataaagctttaataataataagaaaagaaTAAACGgataaatcaaaatcatttattttcacCATAAGAATGCAAAATTTTACCTGACAAGGCCGCTAgatattgaatttatattactatcagttatcacatatatattaattaaatgagtCACGGATGCGTCTAAAACTTTTCCGTATTATTGATGTAGTTGTTTGTTCTGAAAATAGTGGTCAGCACATAATTACGGGTACTGATGAGATAATTAGTCACGAGTTAATTACTTTGGAATTGCTAATTTCTTATCCACTTTTAGTACCTATGGTAACTATTAAAACCTGGCGTTGATAAGATAAGCAGTTGAGAGATGGAATTGTTAAGTCGCTCCTGTATATTCACTCCGCTCTTAGGTTACGCAGCGACGTTTTGAAgttgaacaaaatattatttatttcaaattaatattgatgGGGGTACATACGTCCAATGGTGTCAGTAAATTTGGTTAAATTGTTAGGCATgaaattttagaatattttttacaaccaACAAATGAAAGTTAAGACCCGATAACCCTCGAAAcgcttattttgtttatatctgTTTTAAGAGGCTACAAAAAACCTGAAGGAGGAGTTTTAcgtgtatgttttaattataaaatattttataaattctccTTCATCTACTggaatttatcaaaattggaAAACGAATACAATACAGAAGAACATACATTTTTGCAAAGCATAAACCGACAACTTTTgacatatttgtataatatgatATAACTTGAACAAACTTGGGGCCTGTTAATAATTTAGGCTGTTGACAGATATAAATAGGCATAAATAAATGCCGTATAAGGTGGCAACTGGGACAAATAATGCGTTTCCTTagacaaacaaaacaattaacgAACGGAAGATTTCATTGAAATTGCCCTTAATCAAATTATACCTATCACGCTTAATGTAGGAGTTGAATTAATGTgttctaaattaaaagtaattgagattcaaaagatttttaacagGATCacaaatactaaattattcataaaatttgaTGATGACGTAAAGCCCCATAGTATAATACAttgtatttatgaaataaataactaaatagcAAAGCCATTTGGtttttattgaagtatttACGTGAAAGAAATGTCAATTTGCGCATAGTCTTAGTCTTGATTGCAGACTTAACCACTAGGCTAATAATTTTGCTTAAAggaatatacaattttaatataacttacaTAAATATCATGTTTGACATCCGTGCATGCTTTATTGctgtt
This portion of the Pieris brassicae chromosome 6, ilPieBrab1.1, whole genome shotgun sequence genome encodes:
- the LOC123711213 gene encoding ATP-sensitive inward rectifier potassium channel 11-like gives rise to the protein MENDKLIDGEYHQINQVYDECLEYLKDYKDLNEFEDPDYESIEEKNTVNELNCKAQEHLNKNDDLDEPKIGFNVINELKSNESIHSILGETKSERLRRLSKQLPKIIITHSNSSLEREKVNHFVPIKSGFNKPPSKERSEPYFRKRHCEYPKRLVSKDGVENIALISNVPFGKIRLLNDTFHTLINLRWRWIVMGTVCLHFAIWLVFAVFWYISALAHYDFEPEPPQRLCVTGGKDFVTIFLASVEAQTTIGFGDRAIDEECPESIFLFVMQLILGTGLSGVLTCVVYAKLTRPEKLSRDGVGFSKKAVISMRDGRLCLMIRAWDLNYDHIICSEFSAHYIHTRRTKEGEVVRYYAESLKLQQRQFLLWPVTLLHVIDSDSPLYTFTPQNFTDNSYEITVSLKGASASMGTYTQSQSSYLPREVVWGKRFPSVVRYNSKKQKYVIDHNKLDTMEPVETPYCSAYDLDNSRPSSRSKSHRPGTPGSFSEKVSSFELQRSSSFRSNKKL
- the LOC123711214 gene encoding G protein-activated inward rectifier potassium channel 3-like gives rise to the protein MANHYESERRGSKNRVLERSLSYSEAIGNSSGRSSIEIPRMTQTEVYTNEEIKKQYRISQTYVEGKELGFLCLKNLDTRVPISYEGGGYVDSPSSDDEQEADNGLVMTIDVETESPKSSGKRHTSDASTQPLVSSSPPDEIYETIEPDTYNDSTYNEVPSLYGYSTPYTSRRRRIGKKRTRHHGIGRQIRSRRVVFKTGEENVPMRSNIPAKSMKYMRDIVNTVINSKWRYLLLLMVVAHFTFWLFFASIWWVVTASYQEDIGDGKPHCVTGTSSFAGLLMMAVETQMTIGYGVRFPNEECPEAIIVMVLEIVAGTALSGGLTSLLFTKLIRPNKHVSAVGFSKKATVCLRDGEMCLQFRVWDLLNLHLIGSSITAYLLKPIRTLEGEYVSNYIHQLKLKESNSFLLWPITVVHIIDAESPLYDLSAQDMMDYRFEIVVCLNGSSKSMGTCTQSRTSYLSKEIIWGYRFRNVLKYCKKEEAYIIDTDNLNTVEQVETPLCSASTLKGLEIDMKTDLPESLSPCEGSLLSKDDSLSPTMSRTGTQRSYGWNYRRIITDKQTREE